One stretch of Candidatus Omnitrophota bacterium DNA includes these proteins:
- a CDS encoding aspartate-semialdehyde dehydrogenase: protein MDKKYNVAIMGATGAVGSSFLRILEERKFPIKNIKLLASERSEGKSLKFSGKAYPVEVLTHKSFEGIDIVLASAGASRSLEFLPSAVKAGAVCVDNSSAFRMDKSVPLVVPEVNPGKIKENKGIIANPNCSTIQMVVALWPIHKAAKIKRIVVTTFQSVSGAGQKKINELWEQSEVFLARKKVKPVEFPYQIAFNLIPQIDVFLDDGYTKEEVKMVNETRKIMGDDSIRVNATCVRVPVFYAHSESVNIETDRHITADEARAMLSKSPGVKVMDDPAKGSYPMPVYGEGKDDTFVGRIRQDESVDNGLSMWVVSDNIRKGAALNAIQIAEVLIR, encoded by the coding sequence ATGGATAAAAAATACAATGTAGCCATAATGGGAGCAACTGGGGCTGTGGGGAGTTCGTTCCTTCGCATTCTGGAAGAGAGAAAATTCCCGATAAAGAATATAAAGCTTCTGGCATCCGAACGCTCGGAAGGCAAATCGCTGAAATTCAGCGGTAAGGCATATCCGGTAGAGGTCCTTACCCATAAGTCTTTCGAGGGAATTGATATTGTGCTGGCCAGCGCCGGCGCTTCGAGGAGCCTCGAGTTCCTGCCGAGCGCTGTAAAGGCCGGAGCTGTATGCGTCGATAACTCGAGCGCGTTCAGGATGGATAAGAGTGTGCCCCTCGTGGTCCCGGAAGTCAATCCCGGGAAGATAAAAGAGAATAAAGGCATTATCGCCAATCCCAACTGCTCGACCATACAGATGGTCGTCGCGCTCTGGCCGATCCATAAGGCGGCGAAGATAAAAAGGATAGTCGTCACCACTTTCCAGTCGGTATCGGGCGCCGGACAGAAGAAGATAAATGAATTGTGGGAGCAATCGGAAGTCTTCCTGGCCAGGAAGAAAGTGAAACCGGTCGAGTTCCCGTACCAGATAGCTTTTAATCTCATCCCCCAAATAGATGTGTTCCTGGATGACGGCTACACCAAGGAAGAGGTCAAGATGGTCAACGAGACGAGGAAGATCATGGGTGACGATTCCATCCGGGTGAACGCGACCTGCGTCAGGGTCCCGGTCTTCTACGCCCATTCAGAGAGCGTAAATATCGAGACAGATCGCCATATCACCGCGGACGAGGCGAGAGCCATGCTTTCGAAGTCGCCGGGAGTGAAGGTTATGGATGATCCGGCTAAAGGTTCCTATCCGATGCCCGTATACGGCGAAGGAAAGGACGATACCTTTGTCGGCAGGATTAGGCAGGACGAGTCCGTCGATAACGGCCTCTCTATGTGGGTCGTCAGCGACAATATCCGCAAGGGCGCCGCTTTGAATGCCATCCAGATCGCGGAAGTACTGATCCGATAA
- a CDS encoding 3-isopropylmalate dehydrogenase yields MTTKVYKIAVIAGDGTGPEVVAEGLKVLKAASKKFNFSYKEEMFDYGGDRYLKTGKTIDDKELANLKKFDAIFLGAIGHPDVKPGILEQGILLKTRFGLDQYINLRPVKLYDPRFCPLKDKKPEDIDFVVVRENSEGLYKGMGEFQNKGKIDEVAIQISYNTRKGVERCIRYAFELAEKRNSRKKLTLCGKTNVLTYAWDLWQRTFDEVKKDYPDVQTDYAHVDATTMWFVKNPEWFDVIVTDNLFGDIITDLGAMIQGGMGIAAGGNINPEGVSMFEPIGGSAPKYTGKHVINPLAAICAAGMLLDNIGEIEAASAVEKSVVKVATTKLKSLAAGKMGYSTEEVGDLVVGNL; encoded by the coding sequence ATGACTACAAAAGTGTACAAGATAGCTGTAATAGCGGGTGACGGGACAGGGCCGGAGGTGGTAGCCGAGGGATTGAAGGTTCTGAAGGCCGCTTCCAAAAAATTTAATTTTTCATACAAAGAAGAGATGTTCGATTACGGCGGCGATCGTTATCTGAAGACGGGCAAGACGATAGACGATAAAGAGCTCGCGAATTTGAAAAAGTTCGACGCCATATTCCTGGGCGCCATAGGCCATCCGGACGTTAAACCGGGCATACTCGAGCAGGGTATTTTACTCAAGACGAGATTCGGCCTTGATCAGTATATCAATTTAAGGCCGGTGAAATTATATGATCCTCGATTCTGCCCATTGAAAGACAAGAAACCGGAAGACATAGATTTTGTCGTTGTCCGCGAGAATTCCGAAGGGCTTTATAAGGGGATGGGCGAGTTTCAGAATAAGGGCAAGATTGACGAAGTAGCGATACAGATATCGTATAATACGAGAAAAGGCGTCGAGCGCTGTATCCGTTACGCGTTCGAACTCGCCGAGAAACGGAACTCGCGGAAAAAGTTGACCCTCTGCGGCAAGACGAACGTCCTGACATATGCCTGGGACCTGTGGCAGAGGACGTTCGACGAAGTAAAGAAAGATTACCCCGATGTCCAGACGGATTACGCGCACGTGGACGCGACGACGATGTGGTTCGTGAAGAACCCGGAATGGTTCGATGTCATCGTTACCGATAACCTGTTCGGGGACATCATAACCGACCTGGGCGCCATGATACAGGGCGGTATGGGCATCGCGGCAGGAGGCAATATTAATCCTGAGGGCGTGTCGATGTTCGAGCCGATAGGCGGCTCCGCGCCCAAATACACAGGCAAGCACGTTATAAATCCGCTTGCGGCTATATGCGCCGCCGGCATGCTGCTCGATAATATCGGCGAAATCGAAGCGGCGTCCGCAGTCGAGAAGTCGGTGGTAAAGGTAGCGACTACAAAACTGAAGAGCCTCGCCGCAGGCAAGATGGGGTATTCGACCGAAGAGGTCGGGGATTTAGTGGTGGGGAATCTGTGA